From Ignavibacteria bacterium, a single genomic window includes:
- a CDS encoding ABC transporter ATP-binding protein has product MTKIGIEVNNLKKVFGRRLIFKNIDFTLCETQSLIITGKNGSGKSTLVKILAGVLSFSSGSIKININGQEFDKEKYYEKIGLVSPYLVLYDEFSAYENLEMFSRIRGIKVEKEKIESILEEIGLIDRRKDLYRTFSSGMKQRMKYASAILHEPSILLVDEPTSNLDMPGKEFVQNLIERYRRDRVVIVATNENEDFRFADNVINLDSHK; this is encoded by the coding sequence ATGACTAAGATTGGAATTGAAGTTAATAACTTAAAGAAGGTTTTTGGCAGAAGATTAATTTTCAAGAACATTGATTTTACTTTATGTGAAACACAGAGCTTGATAATTACAGGTAAAAATGGCTCAGGTAAATCTACATTAGTGAAAATTTTGGCAGGAGTGCTCTCATTTTCTTCTGGATCTATAAAAATAAACATCAACGGACAAGAATTTGATAAAGAAAAATATTATGAGAAGATTGGACTAGTCTCACCTTATCTTGTGCTTTATGATGAGTTCAGTGCTTATGAGAATCTTGAAATGTTTTCCCGCATTCGCGGAATCAAGGTCGAGAAGGAAAAAATCGAATCCATTCTCGAAGAAATTGGATTGATCGATAGAAGGAAGGATTTATATCGAACTTTTTCGTCAGGAATGAAGCAAAGAATGAAGTATGCTTCTGCAATTCTGCATGAACCGAGTATTTTGCTCGTTGACGAGCCAACGTCTAATCTAGATATGCCAGGCAAAGAGTTTGTTCAAAATCTTATTGAGCGGTATCGTAGAGATCGGGTTGTAATAGTTGCAACAAATGAGAATGAAGATTTTCGGTTTGCTGATAATGTTATAAATCTTGATTCACATAAATGA
- a CDS encoding four helix bundle protein encodes MNSEQGITNTSENKRQVFDLQERLINFSLLILKIIEELPNSLVAKHISNQLIRCGTSPTANYAEATSAESRDDFIHKMKISLKELRETNIWLTLIHRKSLLKGNDLVNEALSEVNELIAIFVSSISTAKQNKLKSK; translated from the coding sequence ATGAACTCTGAACAAGGAATAACGAATACAAGTGAAAATAAAAGACAAGTTTTTGATCTGCAGGAGAGATTGATTAATTTTTCATTGCTAATTCTAAAAATAATCGAGGAACTACCGAATAGCTTAGTTGCGAAACATATTAGCAACCAACTGATACGATGCGGCACATCACCCACAGCGAACTACGCTGAGGCAACTAGTGCGGAATCCAGAGATGATTTTATACACAAAATGAAAATCAGCTTGAAAGAACTCAGAGAAACTAACATTTGGCTTACTCTAATTCATAGAAAGTCCCTTCTTAAAGGTAATGATTTAGTTAATGAAGCATTATCTGAGGTCAATGAATTAATAGCGATTTTTGTTTCGAGCATTTCTACAGCAAAACAAAATAAACTAAAATCAAAATAA